Proteins from a genomic interval of Hippocampus zosterae strain Florida chromosome 14, ASM2543408v3, whole genome shotgun sequence:
- the rpap1 gene encoding RNA polymerase II-associated protein 1 isoform X2 — protein sequence MLQRPKPGGSEADLLREQEEFIKSGAPAAATVLRRPDKRRGEMGEGPEEDLQSHDPENQRDVVTIEDLPDQLPSLTPAPPKKSRFKHSRVTFEDEDAGDTLDMHDTHISAVLSKIVERDISSIPISLPEFTGIAFPKALHRSANGAQVPLSAVGGKKSIFAQQLAAQRLKEGKVPLDLISRDTPKHKPPEQTDMTYHTGDTGPCSLSSLRLVSGEGLGCSNRSEETRRIHNENQEKILAMSLSEIQEEQARLLSQLDPSLVEFVRSRRAASGPAPSSSHERPEGKSSEESVHLSSDSTSVAAPSPKPKDVEMEEEEEEEEELSPLSAMIDLPVKPQKEWVHMDQLEPDKLEWMGDIPPPRKTRTKKAMQARFDFNGTLIPPTEDLPTHLGLHHHGDEPERAGYSLQELFLLSRSQLIQQRSLALSTLRNILLKARAGDYHSALQGSVMATLLDAGLLFLLRFALDDGVEGVLGAAVHALRALLVCAEDEECLDLTFHWFRGLATFPLLPSQGEEEEDDEGLDESLKETAKEREERKTDHDVAGLDVVKGLLRMKLLPRLRYILEVVRPCPRVVQDILEILTRIARHSSSSATQVLDCPRMIETVMSEFLPTSWTVPSFSFPQSVYGFPLVCAMKLIRVLATSGRHACARLLNSAGLRERLSRLLSAEPSDLLLESRKALRITTEAYRMWAVAAGYGQACDLYIDLYPALLTALQTVRTALDPADPLLHLQLEKVLALLTLLTQVTHTAGCHQELQAGMVSSSGNECPPPPPVSWGHVTGLPATLVGHLKSFVMGLDNPQQRDSSLALIPAYLIYFEAFYHKLPRQNSFKPVETLHELEQLTNEVLLPLMSHSVVQDLLKNLKSSSVVCNVLSGLVDPDPSPSLPGLACPGWRDRPGLMAHSSPFPLLTSLAFLLDTIMGIHKGLTCKFTSILVSDPVIGYLRVVSQATPTLSHTWSWLHRHEHHLIYMLLRLAYRSVSIVPQVEKHAPLFHQVALVLLPWLLPGSEHLAHDLLATIVFSKDFISESHSGGPEVIELGELHLHDETSHHNSPSLQIVGALLREACTNLASIRGCFLTHLAHLESSVLLSQDALFGRNPWIKSHLLPELSGPMLPSDWPFLPLVSLYEKTGAPDGGGLSVEELPQGVLMAVTQCLQWLLVLEVWREEALKVILPVSKLARLSCVFLCSSDLFLEKPVQKLTWALFRLLSRPSRLECLDLNITPPGLASFHDLYCALLAQYEAVSFGDRLFGCWILLPLQRKYSATLRLAVFGEHVGILRSLGVTLEQLAIPVERFTSPPEDSLPLVRLYFRSLVTGSLKPSWCPVLYVVALAHVNTFVFSQDAAAQELEAARHSMLRIIYRMSEEVLKKHLLLFRMPKQDSQLGFDMYDQLPPGRAKHLESVVGLQNSGGCQAEER from the exons ATGTTGCAACGTCCCAAGCCAGGCGGCTCGGAGGCGGACCTCCTGAGAGAGCAGGAGGAGTTCATCAAATCTGGAGCTCCGGCTGCTGCCACCGTGCTCCGCCGACCCGACAAGAGGCGGGGTGAGATGGGAGAAGGCCCCGAGGAGGATCTTCAGAGTCACGATCCAGAAAATCAGAGGGATGTGGTCACCATAGAAG ATCTTCCGGACCAGCTTCCATCCCTGACACCAGCGCCTCCTAAGAAGTCCCGCTTCAAACACAGCCGCGTCACCTTTGAGGACGAGGATGCAGGGGATACGCTGGACATGCATGACACCCACATCAGTGCGGTTCTGTCCAAGATTGTT gAACGAGATATCAGCTCCATTCCAATATCACTGCCGGAATTTACAGGCATTGCATTTCCCAAAGCATTGCATCGCTCAGCGAACGGCGCTCAG GTGCCTCTGTCGGCCGTAGGTGGGAAGAAGAGCATCTTTGCTCAACAGTTAGCGGCTCAGAGACTAAAAGAGGGAAAAGTCCCATTAGACTTGATATCTCGAGATACACCGAAACACAAACCACCGGAACAGACTGATATGACTTATCACACTGGAGACA CAGGGCCATGTTCATTGTCAAGTTTAAGACTGGTCTCTGGTGAAGGACTTGGGTGTTCCAATCGCTCAGAGGAGACCAGGAGGATCCACAATGAGAACCAGGAGAAGATCCTGGCAATGTCCCTGTCTGAGATACAAGAGGAACAGGCGAGGCTCTTATCGCAGCTTG ATCCAAGTCTGGTGGAGTTTGTCCGATCCCGCAGAGCTGCAAGCGGCCCGGCTCCTTCCTCCTCACACGAACGCCCAGAGGGCAAAAGCAGCGAGGAAAGTGTTCATCTCAGTTCAGACTCCACCAGTGTTGCTGCACCCTCTCCAAAACCCAAAGACGTGGAgatggaagaggaagaggaggaagaagaggaactgTCGCCTCTATCTGCCATGATTG ATCTGCCAGTTAAGCCTCAGAAGGAATGGGTGCACATGGATCAACTGGAGCCCGATAAGCTGGAGTGGATGGGGGACATTCCTCCACCCAGAAAAACCCGAACCAAAAAG GCCATGCAGGCCCGTTTTGATTTTAACGGAACTCTTATCCCTCCCACGGAAGATTTGCCCACTCACCTGGGCCTGCATCACCATGGAGACGAGCCTGAG CGTGCAGGTTACTCCCTACAAGAGCTTTTCCTTCTCTCTCGCAGTCAACTCATCCAACAGAGGAGTTTGGCGCTCAGCACCCTCCGCAATATCCTCTTAAAg GCCCGCGCTGGGGACTACCATTCAGCCCTGCAAGGCAGTGTGATGGCCACTCTGCTCGACGCCGGCCTGCTCTTCCTGCTTCGCTTTGCCCTGGATGATGGCGTGGAAGGAGTGCTGGGCGCTGCGGTGCATGCACTCAGAGCACTTCTGGTGTGCGCAGAAGATGAA GAGTGTTTGGACCTCACCTTCCACTGGTTTCGTGGGCTGGCCACCTTCCCCCTGCTGCCATCTCagggggaagaggaggaagacgatGAAGGGCTGGATGAAAGTTTAAAAGAGACTGCCAAGGAGAGGGAGGAGAGGAAGACTGATCATGACGTGGCTGGGCTGGATGTTGTCAAG ggTCTCCTGAGAATGAAACTTCTCCCCAGATTACGTTACATCCTCGAGGTTGTCCGACCCTGCCCCCGGGTTGTTCAGGATATACTTGAGATCCTGACCCGTATTGCCAGACACTCTTCATCGTCTGCCACTCAG GTGTTGGACTGTCCTCGCATGATTGAGACGGTGATGTCGGAGTTCCTTCCCACTTCCTGGACAGTGCCATCTTTTTCCTTCCCCCAGTCTGTTTATGGATTCCCTCTTGTTTGCGCCATGAAGCTCATAAGGGTTTTGGCTACTTCTGGCAGACATGCATGTGCCAGACTG TTGAACTCTGCGGGTTTGAGGGAGCGTCTGTCTCGTCTGCTTAGTGCTGAGCCCAGTGACCTCTTGTTGGAGTCTCGCAAGGCCCTCAGAATCACCACAGAAGCTTATAGGATGTGGGCTGTGGCAGCTGGCTATGGTCAGGCCTGCGACCTGTACAT agattTGTATCCAGCCTTACTGACGGCGTTGCAGACAGTTCGTACCGCGCTGGACCCCGCTGACCCTCTGTTGCATCTGCAACTTGAGAAGGTTTTGGCTCTGCTCACTCTGCTCACTCAGGTTACACATACTGCTGGTTGCCACCAGGAACTGCAAGCTGGCATGGTCAG TTCTTCAGGAAATGaatgccctcctcctcctccggtgTCATGGGGGCATGTCACAGGGTTGCCGGCAACACTTGTGGGCCATTTGAAGAGTTTTGTGATGGGTCTTGATAATCCACAACAGAGAGACAGCAGTCTGGCACTGATACCAGCTTACCTGATCTACTTTGAGGCATTCTACCATAAGCTCCCCAGACAG AACTCTTTCAAGCCAGTGGAAACCCTTCACGAACTGGAGCAGCTGACTAATGAGGTTCTTCTTCCTCTGATGTCCCACAGTGTTGTGCAAGACCTGCTCAAGAACCTAAA GTCCTCCTCAGTAGTATGCAATGTCCTATCTGGTCTTGTGGATCCGGACCCCTCTCCCAGCCTCCCTGGTTTGGCTTGCCCAGGATGGAGGGACCGTCCAGGCTTGATGGCTCACTCCTCTCCCTTCCCTCTCCTCACAAGCCTCGCATTCCTTTTAGACACGATCATGGGCATCCACAAAGGTCTCACCTGCAAG TTTACGAGCATCCTTGTGTCAGATCCTGTCATTGGTTACCTGCGAGTTGTCAGTCAGGCTACACCCACCCTGTCTCATACTTGGTCCTGGCTCCATCGTCACGAGCACCACCTCATCTACATGCTGCTGCGCTTGGCATACAGATCG GTTTCCATTGTGCCACAAGTGGAAAAGCATGCGCCGCTCTTCCACCAGGTGGCGCTCGTTCTTCTCCCATGGTTATTGCCTGGGAGCGAGCACCTTGCTCATGACCTGCTGGCCACCATCGTCTTTAGCAAGGACTTCATATC GGAGAGCCACAGTGGTGGCCCGGAGGTTATCGAGCTCGGGGAACTGCATCTCCACGATGAAACGAGCCATCACAACTCTCCTTCGCTCCAAATTGTGGGAGCTCTCCTGAGGGAAGCCTGCACCAACCTGGCCTCCATTCGTGGCTGCTTCCTTACACATCTGGCCCACCTGGAGTCATCTGTGCTGCTCTCCCAGGATGCTCTCTTTGGCCGCAACCCCTGGATCAAATCCCACCTCCTCCCAGAACTGTCGGGGCCCATGCTGCCATCAGACTGGCCATTCCTTCCACTTGTCAGCCTGTATGAGAAAACCGGGGCGCCTGATGGCGGAGGACTCTCTGTTGAGGAGCTCCCCCAGGGGGTTCTGATGGCAGTCACTCAATGTCTGCAGTGGTTGCTGGTGCTGGAAGTCTGGCGGGAGGAAGCCCTTAAG GTGATCCTTCCGGTTTCAAAGCTGGCCCGGCTGTCTTGTGTGTTCCTGTGTTCCAGTGATTTGTTCCTGGAGAAACCGGTTCAAAAACTGACCTGGGCTCTGTTCCGGTTACTATCCAG GCCATCAAGACTGGAATGTTTAGACCTCAACATTACCCCTCCAGGTCTGGCCTCCTTCCACGATTTGTACTGCGCCCTCTTGGCTCAGTACGAGGCCGTGTCATTTGGGGACCGCCTCTTCGGCTGCTGGATTCTGTTGCCCTTGCAGAGGAAGTACAGCGCCACCTTGAGGTTGGCTGTCTTTGGGGAACATGTGGGCATTCTGAGGTCATTGGGTGTCACTCTGGAACAG CTTGCCATCCCCGTGGAGCGGTTCACCTCCCCCCCTGAAGATTCCCTTCCTCTGGTACGCCTCTATTTCCGCTCCCTTGTCACCGGTAGCCTGAAGCCTTCCTGGTGTCCCGTCCTGTATGTGGTGGCTCTGGCTCATGTCAACACTTTTGTCTTCTCTCAGGATGCTGCAGCCCAG GAGCTCGAAGCAGCACGACACAGCATGCTGAGGATAATCTACCGCATGTCGGAagag GTGTTAAAGAAGCACCTGTTGCTGTTCCGCATGCCCAAACAGGACTCCCAGTTGGGTTTTGACATGTATGATCAGTTGCCTCCCGGAAGAGCGAAGCATTTGGAGAGCGTCGTCGGCCTGCAGAACAGCGGTGGCTGTCAAGCGGAGGAGAGGTGA